The proteins below come from a single Acidobacteriota bacterium genomic window:
- a CDS encoding P1 family peptidase: protein MRRTIPAFLLAAAVASVPSAQSRPNGITAVEGLRVGHFTLAEKPTGCTVILAEQGATGGVSVRGSAPGTRETDLLDPSNLVEQVHAIVLSGGSAFGLDTATGVMRYLEERKVGFPFGGAYVPIVPAAVLFDLPIAGKPLIRPDATCGYEAAKAATTGAIAEGTIGAGAGATVGKFAGGGRPMKGGIGTASITLPSGLTVAAIVAVNAGGDIIDPATGRVVAGARAADGQTFLDARVVMRSGSLEKPRPGENTTIGLVATNAKLTKAQARKVADMAHDGFARAIVPAHTMGDGDTIFAIATGTHTGDPNVSLIGGLAAEVMADAILRGVREATGLPNIPAVRDLRRP from the coding sequence ATGAGGCGCACGATCCCGGCTTTCCTCCTGGCGGCAGCGGTGGCGTCGGTGCCGTCGGCTCAATCGCGGCCGAACGGAATCACCGCGGTCGAGGGCTTGCGGGTGGGCCACTTCACTCTCGCGGAGAAGCCGACCGGGTGCACCGTGATCCTCGCCGAGCAGGGCGCCACCGGCGGCGTGTCGGTGCGCGGCTCGGCGCCGGGCACGCGCGAGACCGATCTGCTCGACCCGTCCAACCTCGTCGAACAGGTGCATGCGATCGTGTTGTCTGGCGGCAGCGCGTTCGGCCTGGATACGGCGACCGGCGTCATGCGCTACCTCGAAGAGCGCAAGGTAGGTTTCCCGTTTGGCGGCGCGTACGTGCCGATCGTGCCGGCGGCCGTGCTGTTCGACCTGCCCATTGCCGGCAAGCCGCTGATTCGTCCCGATGCGACCTGCGGCTATGAAGCCGCCAAGGCTGCCACGACGGGGGCGATTGCCGAAGGCACCATCGGCGCGGGGGCCGGCGCGACCGTCGGCAAGTTCGCGGGTGGCGGCCGGCCCATGAAGGGCGGCATCGGCACCGCGTCCATCACGCTGCCGAGCGGGCTGACGGTCGCGGCGATCGTGGCCGTGAACGCCGGCGGCGACATCATCGACCCGGCGACCGGACGCGTCGTGGCCGGCGCGCGCGCGGCCGACGGACAGACCTTTCTCGACGCGCGCGTCGTGATGCGCAGCGGATCGCTCGAGAAGCCCCGCCCCGGCGAGAACACCACGATTGGCCTCGTCGCCACCAACGCGAAGCTGACCAAGGCCCAGGCCCGCAAGGTCGCCGACATGGCCCACGACGGCTTCGCCCGCGCCATTGTCCCAGCCCACACCATGGGCGACGGCGACACCATCTTCGCCATCGCCACCGGCACGCACACCGGCGACCCCAACGTGTCGCTCATCGGCGGCCTCGCCGCCGAGGTAATGGCCGACGCCATCCTGCGTGGCGTGCGGGAAGCCACGGGCCTGCCGAACATCCCGGCCGTCCGCGACCTGCGCCGGCCGTGA
- a CDS encoding amidohydrolase family protein: MRTRNLTAVLLAIGLVGFVTLRGQDRQASADDTAKPGEGFTLKTAETIEFTTDEVTWMQVDVSPDGGTILFDLLGDLYTMPIGGGEAKRIMGGLSFESQPVWSPDGRTIAFLTDRTGVENLWIADADGSNPRAVSKDGKTNAGPQIMVSPEWTPDGQYIVVSKSRAPDPGTFWLFMYHRDGGTGVRIGAPPPAPPGPDAQGPPAVPPVNRMGATVTPDGRYIYYAQRTGTFTYNARFPLWQVHRHDRETGDVSQVTNAQGSAMRPAISPDGKWLVFGTRHKTQTGLRVRNLETGAERWLAYPVTRDDQESRASRDTLPRYDFMPDGKSLVVPVAGKLQRFDFETGAATPIPFTAKVQAEIAPRVYTPVRVEDGPTVRARLIRWPSLSPDGTKLVFSAMNRLYLKDMPSGAPRLLTNGAGQAGGAGGAGEGEFMPSWSPDGRSIVYTTWTTSGGQIKKVAATGGSPETLTRSEGYYLDPTFTPDGTRVVYLAGAASDQLYSILMDTPPETEHQGDDGAPREIGGISPPNTLEIRWMPAAGGASTLVASAQNGRGPQFTRNDSSRVYLTTNRGLQSITMDGHDRRTHLRITGVGPGANPPAAGAIRLSPDGTRAFVNLQEKHYLVSVPRAGRETVEVRIQGRADNTSVPVKRMSMDGGDYLDWTADGSAVTWAWGAQFFHQPIAADEPQKTDVVVELPRAKPQGSVLLTGARIITMKGDEVIAQGDVLVTDNRIAAVGRRGSLKAPAGTRTINVAGKTIMPGMVDAHSHMWAPRGLHQTEIWQYLANLAYGVTTTRDPQTSTPDVFAYADMVDSGLMPGPRVYATGPGVFSGSGIEDRDAAFRFVKRYKEAYRTNTLKQYVAGDRIVRQWIIEACQEYGITATIEGSLDLKLNLTQMADGYSGQEHSFPIAPLYKDVTTFVAKTKTFYTPTILVAYGAPWSENYWFQNASPAADAKLRKWIPWELLDGMVRRRPQWFLPEEYGHTLIAKGVADVVRAGGKAGLGSHGQLQGLGAHWETWSLASGGLTPLETLRVITLSSAEAIALHQDLGSLEAGKLADLLVLDRNPLEDIKNTNTIRYVMKNGELYEADTMNMIWPSAKPLPKQFWWGTEPK, from the coding sequence ATGCGCACCAGAAACCTGACCGCTGTCCTGCTCGCCATTGGTCTCGTCGGATTCGTGACGTTGCGAGGCCAGGACCGCCAGGCCTCGGCCGACGACACCGCGAAGCCCGGCGAGGGCTTCACGCTCAAGACCGCCGAAACCATTGAGTTCACCACGGACGAAGTGACGTGGATGCAGGTGGACGTCTCGCCCGACGGCGGGACGATCCTGTTCGACCTGCTCGGCGACCTTTACACCATGCCAATTGGGGGCGGCGAGGCCAAGCGGATCATGGGCGGGTTGTCGTTCGAGAGCCAGCCGGTGTGGTCGCCCGACGGCCGCACCATCGCGTTCCTGACCGACCGCACCGGTGTGGAGAACCTGTGGATCGCCGACGCCGACGGCAGCAACCCGCGCGCGGTCAGCAAGGACGGCAAGACCAACGCCGGCCCCCAGATCATGGTGTCGCCGGAATGGACCCCCGACGGACAGTACATCGTCGTCTCGAAATCGCGCGCACCCGATCCGGGCACGTTCTGGCTGTTCATGTATCACCGTGATGGCGGTACCGGCGTCCGCATCGGCGCGCCGCCACCGGCACCGCCTGGCCCCGACGCGCAGGGGCCGCCGGCGGTGCCGCCCGTCAACCGGATGGGCGCCACGGTGACGCCGGACGGCCGCTACATCTACTACGCCCAGCGCACCGGCACCTTCACCTACAACGCGCGCTTCCCGCTGTGGCAGGTTCACCGTCACGATCGCGAAACGGGTGATGTGTCCCAAGTGACCAACGCGCAAGGCAGCGCCATGCGTCCGGCGATCTCGCCCGACGGCAAGTGGCTGGTGTTTGGCACGCGCCACAAGACGCAGACCGGGTTGCGCGTCCGCAACCTCGAGACGGGCGCGGAACGCTGGCTCGCCTATCCGGTGACGCGCGACGACCAGGAATCCCGCGCCAGCCGCGACACCCTGCCGCGCTACGACTTCATGCCTGACGGCAAGTCGCTGGTCGTGCCGGTGGCCGGGAAGCTCCAGCGCTTCGACTTCGAAACCGGCGCCGCGACACCTATCCCGTTCACCGCCAAGGTGCAGGCCGAGATCGCCCCGCGCGTCTACACGCCGGTGCGCGTGGAGGACGGACCGACCGTGCGCGCCCGCCTGATCCGCTGGCCGTCGCTCTCGCCCGACGGCACGAAGCTGGTGTTCAGCGCGATGAACCGGCTGTACCTCAAGGACATGCCGAGCGGGGCTCCGCGCCTGCTGACTAATGGGGCGGGTCAGGCTGGTGGGGCTGGTGGGGCTGGTGAGGGAGAGTTCATGCCGTCGTGGTCGCCCGACGGCCGTTCTATTGTTTACACGACGTGGACGACGAGCGGCGGGCAGATCAAGAAGGTGGCGGCCACCGGTGGATCGCCTGAAACGCTGACGCGCAGCGAAGGTTATTACCTGGATCCCACCTTCACGCCCGACGGCACGCGCGTGGTCTACCTGGCTGGCGCCGCGTCGGATCAGCTGTATTCGATCCTGATGGATACGCCGCCCGAGACGGAACACCAGGGCGATGACGGGGCGCCGCGCGAGATTGGCGGCATCAGCCCGCCCAACACGCTCGAGATCCGCTGGATGCCTGCAGCCGGCGGCGCCTCGACGCTGGTGGCCTCGGCGCAGAATGGCCGGGGCCCGCAGTTCACGCGTAACGATTCGTCGCGCGTGTATCTCACCACCAATCGCGGCCTGCAATCGATCACCATGGATGGCCACGATCGCCGTACGCACCTGCGCATCACGGGCGTCGGGCCCGGCGCCAACCCGCCGGCCGCCGGCGCCATCCGTCTCTCGCCGGATGGCACGCGCGCCTTCGTGAACCTGCAGGAGAAGCACTACCTCGTCTCGGTGCCGCGTGCCGGCCGCGAGACCGTGGAGGTTCGCATCCAGGGCCGTGCCGACAACACCTCGGTGCCGGTCAAGCGCATGTCGATGGACGGCGGCGACTACCTTGACTGGACGGCCGACGGGAGCGCCGTGACCTGGGCCTGGGGCGCGCAGTTCTTCCACCAGCCCATTGCCGCCGACGAACCACAAAAGACCGACGTGGTCGTCGAGTTGCCACGCGCGAAGCCGCAAGGCTCGGTGCTGCTCACCGGCGCGCGCATCATCACCATGAAGGGCGACGAGGTAATCGCCCAGGGTGACGTGCTGGTCACCGACAACCGCATTGCCGCGGTCGGCCGCCGCGGATCGCTGAAGGCGCCCGCCGGCACCCGCACCATCAACGTCGCCGGCAAGACGATCATGCCGGGCATGGTTGACGCCCACTCGCATATGTGGGCACCACGCGGTTTGCATCAAACCGAGATCTGGCAGTATCTCGCCAACCTCGCCTACGGCGTGACGACGACGCGCGACCCGCAGACGTCGACGCCGGATGTGTTTGCCTATGCCGACATGGTTGACAGCGGCCTGATGCCCGGTCCGCGGGTCTACGCCACCGGACCCGGCGTGTTCTCCGGTTCAGGCATCGAGGATCGCGACGCCGCCTTCCGCTTCGTCAAGCGCTACAAGGAGGCGTACCGCACCAACACCCTGAAGCAGTACGTCGCCGGCGACCGGATCGTCCGCCAGTGGATCATCGAGGCCTGCCAGGAATACGGCATTACCGCCACCATCGAGGGCTCGCTCGACCTGAAGTTGAACCTGACGCAAATGGCCGACGGCTACTCGGGCCAGGAACACAGCTTCCCGATTGCGCCGCTCTACAAGGATGTGACGACGTTCGTCGCGAAGACCAAGACGTTCTATACGCCGACCATCCTGGTGGCGTACGGCGCGCCGTGGAGCGAGAACTACTGGTTCCAGAACGCCAGTCCCGCGGCAGACGCCAAGTTGCGCAAGTGGATTCCCTGGGAGCTGCTCGACGGCATGGTGCGGCGCCGGCCGCAGTGGTTCCTGCCGGAAGAGTACGGCCATACCCTGATCGCGAAGGGCGTGGCCGACGTGGTGCGGGCGGGCGGCAAGGCCGGGCTCGGCAGCCACGGTCAATTGCAGGGGCTCGGCGCCCACTGGGAAACCTGGAGTCTCGCCTCGGGCGGCCTGACCCCGCTCGAGACGCTCCGAGTAATCACCCTGTCGAGCGCCGAGGCGATTGCCCTGCACCAGGACCTTGGCTCGCTCGAGGCCGGCAAGCTGGCGGATCTGCTGGTGCTCGATCGCAACCCGCTCGAGGACATCAAGAACACCAACACGATTCGCTACGTGATGAAGAACGGCGAGTTATACGAGGCCGACACCATGAACATGATTTGGCCGTCGGCGAAACCGCTCCCGAAGCAGTTCTGGTGGGGAACCGAACCAAAGTAG
- a CDS encoding CoA pyrophosphatase, which translates to MPADLAQRLQDALSRPLPGLDAQLRMAPSPRVGWDPFKLPDGTCDAAALILIYPHNDTIHLPLTVRGSGLRNHTGQVSLPGGRVEDGESIEACAIREAEEEIGVARGSVQVLGRLTPLHIPVSRFLLHPVVGFVPARPVFNRAEWEVARIIEPSLWQLRDPGTVKREVQTRTSGHQSVEVDVPFFDIESEKVWGATAMVLAEFCAILDLP; encoded by the coding sequence GTGCCCGCCGACCTGGCCCAGCGGCTGCAGGACGCGTTGTCGCGGCCGCTGCCCGGCCTCGACGCGCAACTGCGCATGGCGCCGTCCCCGCGCGTGGGATGGGATCCGTTCAAGCTGCCTGACGGCACCTGCGATGCCGCCGCCCTCATCCTGATCTATCCCCACAACGACACCATCCACCTGCCCCTGACCGTCCGTGGCTCTGGACTGCGCAACCACACCGGCCAGGTGTCGCTGCCGGGCGGGCGCGTGGAAGACGGCGAGTCGATCGAGGCTTGCGCGATCCGCGAGGCCGAGGAGGAGATCGGCGTGGCCCGCGGTTCGGTGCAAGTGTTGGGACGCTTGACGCCGCTGCACATCCCGGTCAGCCGGTTCCTGCTGCATCCCGTGGTGGGCTTCGTGCCGGCACGGCCCGTCTTCAATCGCGCCGAATGGGAGGTGGCGCGCATCATCGAGCCGTCGCTCTGGCAACTGCGTGATCCCGGCACGGTAAAGCGCGAAGTGCAGACGCGCACGTCCGGCCATCAAAGCGTCGAGGTTGACGTGCCATTCTTCGACATCGAGAGTGAAAAGGTCTGGGGGGCCACGGCCATGGTGCTGGCCGAGTTCTGCGCTATCCTCGACCTGCCATGA
- a CDS encoding PH domain-containing protein — protein sequence MTTPSPRRHFAAPWGRELMVMSGIALFTVGVPTVTQWYQGHVVIGSVLLAILLVPVTLTVRGYEVAPRELRIRRLCWDTRWPLEGLVGARLRPNVMAGSWRIWGNGGMFGFTGRFSNAALGRYRAYVTDHKRTVVIDSPQGILVVSPDRPEHFIAALTAASAKSPRV from the coding sequence ATGACCACGCCATCGCCGCGCCGTCACTTCGCCGCGCCCTGGGGCCGCGAGCTGATGGTGATGTCGGGCATCGCGCTGTTCACCGTCGGCGTTCCCACCGTCACCCAGTGGTATCAAGGACACGTCGTGATCGGGTCGGTCCTGCTTGCGATTCTGCTGGTCCCGGTCACGCTGACGGTCCGCGGATACGAGGTGGCGCCACGCGAGCTCCGGATTCGGCGGCTCTGCTGGGACACCCGATGGCCGCTCGAGGGCCTGGTTGGCGCCCGGCTACGGCCCAATGTGATGGCCGGCTCGTGGCGCATCTGGGGCAACGGTGGCATGTTCGGGTTTACCGGTCGTTTCAGCAACGCGGCCCTCGGGCGCTATCGCGCCTACGTGACGGACCACAAGCGCACGGTCGTGATCGACTCGCCGCAGGGGATCCTGGTGGTGTCGCCCGATCGGCCCGAGCACTTCATCGCCGCCCTCACGGCGGCGTCGGCTAAATCGCCTCGCGTGTAG
- a CDS encoding alpha/beta hydrolase, which produces MSWFVFALSAVIFFVAMWLVVPAPTMTLLPLAVGGPEMSPLLLVPALFVAYLAWRTRGRPRPASLGLSAVAIVLFSVPMVQYPRSAPLSVTTLLAGIDMGQSRLLRNVPLGTPGGVPLTVDIYRPMSDGPHPAIVQIYGGAWQRGTPANDTAFAARLASRGHVVFAIDYRHAPEWKWPTQLDDVRLALAWVKENGPQYGADASRLALFGRSAGAQLAMVAGLQDPGVKAIISFYGPVNLTNGWLNPPRPDPIGSRSVLEAFIGGTPAQLPDRYIEASPISYVSADAPRTLLIYGSRDHIVQPQYGRSMYEALRKAGAESELVEIPWGDHAFDALPAGLSGQLSLYHVERFLADVFRR; this is translated from the coding sequence GTGTCCTGGTTCGTTTTTGCCCTGTCCGCGGTGATCTTCTTTGTCGCCATGTGGCTCGTCGTGCCGGCGCCGACCATGACGCTGCTGCCGCTCGCGGTCGGCGGCCCTGAGATGAGCCCGTTGCTGTTGGTGCCGGCGCTGTTCGTGGCTTACCTTGCCTGGCGGACTCGCGGCCGGCCACGGCCCGCATCGCTCGGGCTGTCGGCAGTGGCGATCGTCCTGTTTTCGGTGCCGATGGTCCAATACCCGCGCAGTGCGCCGCTGTCGGTCACGACCTTGCTGGCCGGGATCGACATGGGCCAGTCGCGCCTGTTGCGCAACGTGCCACTCGGCACACCAGGCGGTGTGCCGCTCACGGTCGACATCTATCGGCCGATGAGCGACGGGCCGCACCCGGCCATTGTCCAGATTTACGGCGGCGCGTGGCAGCGCGGCACACCGGCGAACGACACGGCGTTTGCGGCCCGCCTGGCTTCACGCGGACACGTGGTGTTCGCCATCGACTATCGCCACGCTCCCGAATGGAAATGGCCGACACAGCTGGACGATGTGCGCCTGGCGCTCGCGTGGGTGAAAGAGAACGGGCCGCAGTACGGCGCCGACGCGTCACGGCTGGCGCTGTTCGGCCGCTCAGCTGGAGCGCAGCTCGCGATGGTGGCCGGCCTGCAGGACCCAGGCGTGAAGGCCATCATCAGCTTCTATGGACCGGTGAACCTCACCAACGGCTGGCTCAACCCGCCGCGGCCCGATCCGATCGGCTCGCGCAGCGTGCTCGAAGCCTTCATCGGTGGCACGCCGGCGCAGCTGCCGGACCGCTATATCGAAGCCTCGCCCATTTCGTATGTCTCCGCAGACGCTCCGCGGACGCTCCTGATCTACGGATCGCGAGACCACATCGTGCAGCCACAGTACGGACGAAGTATGTACGAGGCCCTGCGTAAGGCCGGAGCCGAATCGGAGTTAGTTGAAATACCGTGGGGCGACCACGCCTTCGACGCGCTGCCCGCGGGATTAAGCGGGCAGCTGTCGCTGTATCACGTCGAACGATTCCTCGCAGACGTCTTTCGCCGTTGA
- a CDS encoding sodium:solute symporter family protein, with translation MNTALILLLAYTVGLTAFGVWIGRRVTGASDFFVAGRSLSWPLIAGTVLAANIGAGTTVGAAGVAYKDGISAWWWNGSVGLGTLALALWVGPRLWALASARGYFTLGDYLEDRFNGSVRVIVAGLLAIGTLAILAGQLIAGAAILEVVAGTAKWQGVLIGGIAMTLYFTAGGLLSSVWVNAVQLTVLLIGMLIAVPLALTYVGGLEAIAAAPDVPATYFDPMYSAGGMSGWTMFLLLAPGLVVSPGLVQKAFGAVSMRAVRVGIGVAGVAQLAFSFLPVLLGMAARVNHPGLTDTNIVLPTVILNDLPVWFGALGLAAIFSAEVSTCDTILFMLSTSISKDVYQRFVDRTASPDQVLRVARVAAVTGGVIGMFLAIQLSTVADALRVFYSLLIATLFVPVVGGLIFKRAGSSHALVAIACGIGTLLAVYFGTDRRGWWDPGTWGLAASAIGFAVMLLARGARRAAL, from the coding sequence GTGAACACCGCCCTGATCCTCCTGCTCGCCTACACGGTTGGCCTCACGGCCTTCGGTGTGTGGATCGGCCGCCGCGTGACCGGCGCGTCGGATTTCTTTGTCGCGGGCCGTAGCCTGTCGTGGCCGCTCATCGCCGGCACGGTCCTCGCCGCCAACATCGGCGCGGGTACGACGGTCGGCGCAGCCGGCGTGGCGTATAAGGACGGCATCAGCGCCTGGTGGTGGAATGGGTCGGTCGGACTCGGCACGCTCGCGCTCGCCTTGTGGGTCGGGCCACGACTGTGGGCCCTCGCCTCAGCGCGCGGCTATTTCACCCTGGGCGACTACCTCGAGGATCGGTTCAACGGTTCGGTGCGAGTGATCGTGGCCGGACTGCTGGCCATCGGCACGCTCGCCATACTCGCCGGGCAATTGATCGCGGGAGCTGCAATCCTGGAAGTAGTCGCGGGCACGGCCAAGTGGCAGGGTGTGCTGATCGGCGGCATCGCCATGACCCTGTACTTCACCGCCGGCGGGCTGCTCAGCTCCGTCTGGGTGAATGCGGTGCAGTTGACCGTGCTGCTCATCGGGATGCTCATAGCCGTGCCACTCGCGCTGACGTATGTCGGTGGCCTGGAGGCGATTGCCGCCGCCCCTGATGTGCCGGCGACGTACTTCGATCCGATGTACTCAGCTGGCGGGATGTCCGGCTGGACGATGTTCCTGTTGCTGGCTCCGGGGCTCGTAGTCTCGCCGGGCCTGGTGCAGAAGGCATTCGGGGCGGTGAGCATGAGGGCCGTGCGGGTCGGTATTGGGGTTGCCGGCGTCGCGCAGTTGGCCTTCTCGTTCCTGCCGGTGCTGCTCGGCATGGCCGCCCGGGTCAACCACCCCGGCCTCACCGATACGAACATCGTCTTGCCCACGGTGATCCTCAACGACTTGCCGGTGTGGTTCGGCGCGCTCGGCCTGGCCGCGATTTTCTCCGCGGAGGTCAGCACCTGCGACACCATCCTGTTCATGCTGTCCACCTCGATCTCCAAGGACGTCTACCAGCGGTTCGTCGACCGCACCGCGTCACCTGACCAGGTGTTGCGCGTCGCCCGGGTAGCGGCCGTCACCGGAGGCGTCATCGGCATGTTCCTGGCGATCCAGTTATCGACGGTCGCTGATGCGCTGCGCGTCTTCTACTCGCTCTTGATTGCCACGTTGTTCGTGCCAGTGGTCGGCGGCCTGATTTTCAAGCGCGCCGGGTCGAGCCACGCCCTCGTGGCGATTGCGTGCGGTATCGGCACGCTGCTGGCGGTGTACTTCGGCACCGACCGACGAGGCTGGTGGGATCCGGGGACGTGGGGCCTGGCCGCCAGCGCGATCGGATTTGCCGTCATGCTGCTGGCGAGAGGTGCCAGGAGGGCGGCCCTTTAG
- a CDS encoding transposase: MSRPPRLDRISYTGRSTYLVTVATRDRVKAFGDVDFGRTAEHLLVDAANTSKFAVPAYCLMPDHAHLVASGLGPESDLRGFVSRWKQATGFAWSRLGHGRLWQEGYWDRLARFDEPIEEMVRYVVENPVRAGLVENSALYPLMGSV; encoded by the coding sequence ATGAGCCGTCCACCACGTCTCGATCGCATTTCCTACACAGGCCGTTCAACGTATCTGGTCACCGTGGCGACCCGCGACCGCGTGAAAGCATTCGGTGACGTCGATTTCGGGCGAACCGCCGAACACCTGCTCGTAGATGCCGCGAATACAAGCAAGTTCGCAGTTCCTGCGTACTGCCTGATGCCTGACCACGCGCACCTCGTGGCGAGCGGGCTCGGGCCGGAGTCCGATCTTCGAGGTTTCGTCAGTCGGTGGAAGCAGGCAACTGGCTTCGCATGGAGCCGTCTGGGACACGGGCGGTTGTGGCAGGAAGGCTACTGGGACCGGCTGGCGAGGTTCGATGAGCCGATCGAAGAGATGGTCAGATACGTTGTCGAGAATCCTGTCCGGGCGGGACTTGTGGAGAATTCAGCGCTCTACCCGTTAATGGGATCTGTGTAG